One Kiloniellales bacterium genomic window, ACATCGCCTGCGAGACCCGGACCGGCGACACACCCCAGGCCAAGCGCCAGCGGCAGCGCCGGCGGCCGCCGCAGGTCCTGCTGACCACGCCGGAATCCCTGGCCCTGCTGCTGTCCTATCACGACGCGGCGCGGGTCTTCGGACGCCTGCGCTGCGTGGTCGTCGACGAGCTTCACGCCCTGGCCGACAACAAGCGCGGCGACCTGCTGTCGCTGGGCCTGGCGCGGCTCCAGGCCCTGGCGCCGGACTGCCGGCGGGTCGGGCTCTCGGCCACGGTGCGCGATCCCGAGGCCCTGCGCGCCTGGGTGACCGCGCCGGAGAGCGCGACGCCGGCACGGCTGATCCGCGGGGCACCCGGTCCGGACCCCGAGATCGAGATCCTGGTGACCCGCGAGCGCCTGCCCTGGTCCGGCCACATGGCCCTGCACGCGGTCGGAGAGATCTACGAGCGCCTGAAGGCGGTCGACACCGCCATCGTCTTCGTCAACACCCGGGCCCAGGCCGAGCTGGTGTTCCGCGAGCTCTGGCGGATCAACGACGACAACCTGCCGATCGGCATCCACCACGGCAGCCTGGAGCGCGAGCGCCGGCGCAAGGTCGAGGCGGCCATGGCCCGGGGCGAGCTGCGCGCGGTGGTCGCGACCTCCTCCCTCGACCTGGGGATCGACTGGGGCGCGGTCGACCTCGTGGTCCAGGTCGGCGCGCCCAAGGGCGTGTCGCGCCTGCTGCAGCGGATCGGCCGCGCCAACCACCGCCTGGACCGGCCGAGCCGGGCGCTGCTGGTGCCCGGCAACCGCTTCGAGTACCTGGAGTGCCTGGCCGCCCTGGCCGGGGTCCGCGAGATGACCCTGGATGGCAACCCGCCGCGCAGCGGCGGGCTCGACGTCCTGGCCCAGCACCTCCTGGGTACCGCCTGCGCCGGGCCGCTCGATCCCGATCTTTCTTATCGTCAGGCGGTTACCGCCCCACCCTACAGCGAGCTGACAAGGCGGGACTTTGACGACGTGCTCGACTTCGTCGCCACCGGGGGTTACGCGCTGAGGGCCTACGAGCGCTTCCGCCGCCTGGTCCGGGGGCCGGACGGGCTCTACCGCCTGGCCAACCGGCGCTTCGTCCAGCGCTACCGGATGAACGTCGGGACCATCGTCGAGGCGCCGACCATCAAGATCAAGCTGCGCAACGGCCGCGGCCTGGGGGAGGTCGAGGAGTACTTCGTCAACGGCCTGACCGCCGGCGACACCTTCATCTTCGCCGGCGAGCTGCTGACCTTCCTGGGCCTGCGCGAGACCTGGGCCGAGGTCGCCCGCGGCGGCAAGGGCGATCCCCAGGTGCCGGCCTACGGCGGCGGCCGCCTGCCGCTCTCGACCCACCTGGCCGAGCGGGTCCGCGGGCTGCTGGAGGCGACGGCGGCCTGGCGGGACATGCCGCCGGCGGTCGCCGAGTGGCTGCGCCTGCAGCACTGGCGCTCCGTCATGCCGCCGCGCGACGGGCTCCTGGTGGAGACCTTCCCGAGGGGCGAGCGCGAATACCTGGTGGCCTACTGCTTCGAAGGGCGCAACGCCCACCAGACGCTGGGCATGCTGCTGAC contains:
- a CDS encoding ligase-associated DNA damage response DEXH box helicase; its protein translation is MDLPRTAPLPAELLPETFGSWFAARGWAPHAHQLEMLAAARDGASALLIAPTGGGKTLAGFLPSLVELAAEPTAGLHTLYISPLKALTVDIHRNLTQPIAEMGLDIACETRTGDTPQAKRQRQRRRPPQVLLTTPESLALLLSYHDAARVFGRLRCVVVDELHALADNKRGDLLSLGLARLQALAPDCRRVGLSATVRDPEALRAWVTAPESATPARLIRGAPGPDPEIEILVTRERLPWSGHMALHAVGEIYERLKAVDTAIVFVNTRAQAELVFRELWRINDDNLPIGIHHGSLERERRRKVEAAMARGELRAVVATSSLDLGIDWGAVDLVVQVGAPKGVSRLLQRIGRANHRLDRPSRALLVPGNRFEYLECLAALAGVREMTLDGNPPRSGGLDVLAQHLLGTACAGPLDPDLSYRQAVTAPPYSELTRRDFDDVLDFVATGGYALRAYERFRRLVRGPDGLYRLANRRFVQRYRMNVGTIVEAPTIKIKLRNGRGLGEVEEYFVNGLTAGDTFIFAGELLTFLGLRETWAEVARGGKGDPQVPAYGGGRLPLSTHLAERVRGLLEATAAWRDMPPAVAEWLRLQHWRSVMPPRDGLLVETFPRGEREYLVAYCFEGRNAHQTLGMLLTRRMERLGLSPLGFVATDYVIAVWSLRPAEDMAALFSEDLLGDDLEEWMAESSLLRRTFRNAAVIAGLIERRHPGQEKTRRQVTISSDLIYDVLRKYEPNHVLLRATWADAAGGLTDIGRLGDMLGRIKGRIRHRHLEKVSPLAVPVLLEIGREQVYGSAFDELLDEGARGLITEATEGADQARLPLSS